In a single window of the Actinomycetota bacterium genome:
- a CDS encoding NAD(P)/FAD-dependent oxidoreductase: protein MKAVVIGAGLGGLSAAAHLARAGLDVTVLEHHSVPGGYAHEFKRGDFRFDVALHALDGAGPGGWLHPILEELGIDLAMTRLDPLYRARYPDVDIVVPADLAEYRAQLESLFPLEREGIRSLVEALRQVSHDVGRYTLDRRHGERPAPFEMLERYPAMTTAFSQTWSELVGGHIGDARLATILSTLWGYLGLPPSRVSAGLFALAWISYHVGGGYYPAGGSQALSRAFEDVVTRHAGKVLYRQTVNGITVRDGTAVAVTTERGLTVDADIVISNASPVDTMRFLGTDALPDEYVQRRRADVPSLSTLVLYLGLDRDIGAEGWKAHEVFVADTFDTDADYKAAISGDFSKASMVIADYTHIDPGCAPAGKSVLAILTLAPWEYADTWGTGGDLDGYRRNPRYRALKGAAGELLLTRAERLIPGLRDSVEVMEVATPLTNHRYGLATHGSIYGREQTVDNLLRKVSPKMPIPNVFLAGAWVGGGGMSTAIGSGRTAAGIVLSRFG from the coding sequence GTGAAGGCTGTCGTGATCGGAGCAGGGCTCGGGGGACTGAGTGCCGCAGCGCACCTGGCACGAGCAGGCCTCGATGTGACCGTGCTCGAACACCACTCGGTGCCCGGCGGCTATGCCCACGAATTCAAGCGAGGCGACTTCCGCTTCGATGTGGCTCTGCATGCGCTGGACGGCGCCGGTCCCGGAGGATGGCTGCACCCGATCCTGGAGGAACTCGGAATCGATCTTGCGATGACGAGACTCGATCCTCTCTACCGGGCGCGGTACCCAGATGTCGACATCGTCGTGCCGGCCGATCTGGCCGAGTATCGGGCGCAGCTCGAGTCTCTGTTCCCTCTCGAGCGTGAGGGAATCCGAAGTCTGGTCGAGGCGCTCAGGCAGGTCTCCCACGACGTCGGCCGCTACACGCTCGACCGTCGGCATGGGGAGCGGCCGGCTCCCTTCGAGATGCTCGAGCGCTATCCGGCCATGACAACCGCGTTCTCCCAAACGTGGTCTGAACTCGTCGGAGGCCACATCGGTGACGCGAGGCTCGCGACGATCCTGTCCACCCTGTGGGGCTATCTCGGTTTGCCACCGAGCCGGGTGAGTGCCGGACTGTTTGCCCTGGCGTGGATCAGCTACCACGTCGGTGGTGGCTACTACCCGGCCGGGGGAAGCCAAGCACTGAGCCGAGCCTTCGAAGATGTCGTCACCCGGCACGCGGGGAAGGTCCTCTACCGCCAGACGGTGAACGGAATCACGGTGCGAGACGGTACCGCCGTCGCCGTAACCACCGAGCGCGGGCTTACCGTGGATGCGGATATCGTCATCTCGAACGCCAGTCCCGTCGACACGATGCGTTTCCTCGGCACGGATGCGCTTCCAGACGAGTATGTGCAACGTCGGCGCGCCGATGTGCCCTCTTTGTCCACGCTTGTCTTGTACCTTGGACTCGATCGAGACATCGGTGCCGAGGGGTGGAAGGCCCATGAGGTCTTCGTTGCAGATACCTTCGATACCGACGCCGACTACAAGGCCGCGATCTCCGGAGATTTCTCAAAGGCATCCATGGTGATCGCGGACTACACGCACATCGATCCCGGCTGTGCACCGGCCGGCAAGAGTGTCCTGGCAATTCTGACGTTGGCACCGTGGGAGTATGCGGACACCTGGGGTACCGGCGGAGACTTGGACGGATACCGGCGGAATCCTCGATACCGGGCGTTGAAGGGTGCAGCCGGTGAGCTTCTGCTCACGCGTGCCGAACGCCTCATCCCCGGCCTGCGCGACTCCGTCGAGGTGATGGAGGTGGCGACGCCGCTGACCAACCATCGCTATGGGTTGGCAACGCACGGCTCCATCTATGGCCGTGAGCAGACGGTTGACAACCTACTGAGGAAAGTTTCCCCCAAGATGCCGATCCCCAACGTCTTCCTGGCCGGAGCCTGGGTCGGTGGGGGAGGGATGAGCACCGCGATCGGATCGGGGAGAACCGCAGCCGGAATCGTGCTGTCCCGGTTCGGCTGA
- a CDS encoding adenosine deaminase, with protein MNTLPKVLLHDHLDGGLRIDTILDLAEAQGYPSLPETDERALAAWFYQGGSGSLARYLESFRHTIGVMQTAEALQRVSYEAVLDTAADGVVYAEFRFAPTNHTELGLTPEQVVEATLAGLRQGSIETGMFFGLILDAMRERDDSPLVARLASAYAHLGVVGFDLAGPELDAPADRHLVATRMIRGANMGLTIHAGEVDGPHSIWTALQRCGAHRVGHGVHIIDDCKLDGTEIVELGSLATYVRDFRVPLEVCPTSNLHTGGWCAANHPVGALYRAGFTITLNTDNRLMSRTSLSSEFRLVVEHHGFGMSDLLQVTENAMMAAFAPLPLKHSILGERIRSAYI; from the coding sequence ATGAATACGCTGCCGAAGGTGCTGTTGCATGACCATCTGGATGGTGGCCTTCGAATCGACACGATCCTCGACCTTGCGGAGGCACAAGGGTATCCGTCACTCCCCGAGACCGATGAGCGGGCTCTGGCCGCGTGGTTCTACCAGGGCGGATCGGGTTCTCTGGCCAGGTACCTCGAATCTTTCCGGCACACGATCGGTGTCATGCAGACCGCAGAGGCTCTGCAGCGCGTGAGTTACGAGGCAGTTCTCGATACTGCAGCAGACGGAGTGGTGTATGCAGAGTTCCGGTTTGCCCCGACCAACCACACAGAACTCGGCCTCACTCCCGAGCAGGTCGTCGAAGCCACCCTTGCCGGTCTCCGGCAGGGATCGATCGAGACCGGGATGTTCTTCGGCCTGATTCTGGATGCGATGCGTGAGCGTGACGACTCTCCTCTCGTGGCCAGACTTGCATCGGCCTATGCACATCTGGGCGTTGTCGGCTTCGATCTGGCCGGTCCCGAACTCGACGCTCCGGCCGACCGTCACCTCGTGGCGACCAGGATGATCCGGGGCGCCAACATGGGCCTGACCATCCACGCGGGAGAAGTGGACGGTCCTCACAGCATTTGGACGGCTCTGCAACGCTGTGGGGCGCACCGTGTCGGTCACGGTGTGCACATCATCGATGACTGCAAGCTCGACGGCACCGAGATCGTCGAACTGGGATCTCTCGCGACGTATGTGCGTGACTTTCGAGTTCCTCTGGAAGTCTGCCCCACGTCCAACCTGCACACCGGCGGCTGGTGTGCAGCCAACCACCCGGTAGGGGCGCTCTACAGGGCGGGGTTCACGATCACCCTCAACACCGACAATCGGTTGATGAGCAGGACCTCTCTGTCCAGCGAGTTCCGCCTGGTCGTCGAGCATCACGGGTTCGGCATGTCGGACCTACTGCAGGTGACCGAAAACGCGATGATGGCCGCATTTGCCCCGCTTCCTCTCAAGCACAGCATTCTCGGGGAGCGAATCCGCAGTGCCTACATCTGA
- a CDS encoding MBL fold metallo-hydrolase has protein sequence MDIQFLGATGTVTGSKYLVTTESRRVLVDCGLFQGYKNLRERNWAPLPLDPASLDAVVLTHAHLDHSGYLPLLIKHGFSGPVFATPATIDLAAILLPDSGHIQEEDAEYANKKKFSKHEPALPLYTEADALAALGSFQPVDFDTPHRVDGDLSFSFLPDGHILGASIVRIESGETTLTFSGDLGRPNDPVMSAPRTGLDTDFLVCESTYGNRIHEHEDAASRLETIINGTAARKGVVLIPSFAVGRAQAVLYAIYTLMEADRIPRIPVYLNSPMAVKTTDLYLKYPQDHRLTVDQLQGLERDVHLVRSVDESKELNHLEGPGVIVSASGMLTGGRVLHHLRFIAPDERNTLVFVGYQAGGTRGRRILDGEKKVKIHGEWIPVRCHIERIGGLSAHADADEIMQWLQSFERPPKRTFITHGEPDAAEALRVRIRSELGWDVRVPLLDEQDELVEFPES, from the coding sequence ATGGACATCCAGTTCCTCGGCGCGACAGGCACCGTCACCGGTTCCAAGTATCTCGTCACGACGGAAAGTAGGCGGGTCCTCGTCGACTGTGGTCTCTTCCAGGGCTACAAGAATCTGCGGGAACGTAACTGGGCTCCCCTGCCCCTGGATCCGGCATCGCTCGACGCGGTCGTGCTCACGCACGCTCACCTCGATCACAGCGGGTACCTCCCCCTTCTGATCAAACACGGGTTCTCCGGGCCCGTATTCGCCACACCGGCGACCATCGATCTCGCTGCGATCCTCCTTCCGGACAGCGGGCACATCCAAGAGGAAGATGCCGAGTACGCCAACAAGAAGAAGTTCTCGAAACACGAACCCGCACTTCCCCTCTACACCGAAGCCGACGCGCTCGCAGCACTCGGCAGCTTCCAGCCGGTCGACTTCGACACACCGCACCGTGTTGACGGGGACCTTTCGTTCAGCTTCCTTCCGGACGGCCACATCCTTGGAGCATCGATCGTCCGGATCGAGTCTGGTGAGACGACCTTGACGTTCAGCGGAGATCTCGGCAGGCCGAACGATCCGGTCATGTCCGCCCCACGAACGGGACTGGACACCGACTTCCTGGTCTGCGAATCAACGTATGGCAACCGGATCCACGAGCACGAGGATGCAGCATCGCGCCTCGAGACGATCATCAACGGCACGGCCGCACGCAAAGGCGTCGTCCTCATTCCCTCGTTCGCGGTCGGACGTGCACAGGCCGTGCTCTATGCCATCTACACCCTGATGGAAGCGGACAGGATCCCGAGGATACCCGTGTATCTCAACAGTCCCATGGCCGTCAAGACCACCGATCTCTATCTCAAGTACCCGCAGGACCACCGCCTCACCGTCGACCAACTCCAAGGCTTGGAACGTGATGTACACCTGGTCCGGTCCGTGGACGAGTCGAAGGAGCTGAACCACCTGGAGGGTCCAGGCGTGATCGTCTCCGCCTCGGGCATGCTCACCGGCGGGCGGGTCCTTCACCACCTCAGATTCATCGCTCCCGACGAGCGAAACACACTCGTGTTCGTCGGGTATCAAGCCGGCGGAACCCGTGGACGCAGGATTCTCGATGGCGAGAAGAAGGTGAAGATTCACGGTGAATGGATCCCCGTCCGCTGTCATATCGAACGCATCGGCGGCCTGTCGGCTCACGCCGATGCAGACGAGATCATGCAGTGGCTTCAGAGCTTCGAACGTCCGCCGAAGCGGACCTTCATCACCCACGGTGAGCCCGACGCTGCAGAGGCGCTGCGAGTGCGCATCCGATCTGAGCTCGGGTGGGACGTTCGGGTGCCGCTTCTCGACGAACAGGACGAGCTGGTCGAGTTCCCGGAATCGTGA
- a CDS encoding GNAT family N-acetyltransferase, with protein MKIRRADKRDLVSVAQIASVSWRTTYGDLLDADTIERWLAAAYSPSALQQRWQDHPIFLVEIDRHPVAFADVYIERNIIVVAAMCTHPEYRRHGAATSLLEKVRSLAPSLPVTVDLILGNRSGEGFVENLGFSPGETIEVHLYGEPFLERRWWIESVLMRSS; from the coding sequence GTGAAGATCCGCAGGGCAGACAAACGGGACCTGGTGTCCGTGGCGCAGATAGCGAGTGTCTCATGGCGCACGACGTACGGGGACCTTCTGGATGCCGACACGATCGAGCGATGGCTGGCGGCGGCATACTCGCCTTCGGCCCTGCAACAGCGGTGGCAGGACCATCCGATCTTCCTGGTCGAGATCGATCGACACCCTGTGGCATTCGCCGACGTCTATATCGAACGGAACATCATCGTGGTGGCGGCGATGTGTACCCACCCGGAGTATCGCAGACACGGTGCGGCAACATCGCTCCTCGAAAAGGTTCGATCTCTCGCACCTTCCCTTCCGGTCACCGTCGATCTGATCCTCGGGAACCGATCTGGAGAAGGTTTCGTCGAGAACCTGGGTTTCAGCCCGGGCGAGACGATCGAGGTTCATCTCTATGGGGAGCCGTTCTTGGAGAGGCGTTGGTGGATAGAGTCGGTTCTGATGAGGTCATCATGA
- a CDS encoding aldo/keto reductase — translation MQYTKLGSSGLEVSRIALGCMSYGTPSWRPWVLDAEASKPFFQRAVELGINFFDTADMYSLGVGEEVTGRWVREFALLDEVVIATKVFFPMSDRPNMGGLSRKHIVQACEASLRRLGVDTIDLYQIHRFDPHTPLEETLAALDHLVHQGKVRYIGASSMPAYRLMRALTLSERRGWARFISMQDHYNLMYREEEREMLPLCEEEGLGVIPWSPLARGFLARTRRPETEPATSRAATDGLDKLWYNSSSDREIVEAVREVADRRNVPPAQIALAWLLSRPAVTAPIIGATRVSHIDDAVAALEIELDDEEIAALEKPYRPRAVIGMDPPESVTNRRQGSVE, via the coding sequence ATGCAGTACACGAAACTCGGCTCATCCGGTCTTGAAGTCTCCCGCATCGCTCTGGGTTGCATGAGTTATGGGACCCCGTCATGGCGTCCGTGGGTGCTCGATGCAGAGGCTTCCAAGCCGTTCTTTCAACGTGCCGTCGAACTGGGTATCAACTTCTTCGACACCGCCGACATGTACTCGCTCGGAGTCGGCGAGGAAGTGACGGGCCGGTGGGTCCGTGAGTTCGCTCTGCTCGATGAGGTCGTCATTGCCACGAAGGTGTTCTTCCCGATGTCGGACAGGCCGAACATGGGGGGACTGTCCCGTAAGCACATCGTGCAGGCCTGTGAGGCAAGCCTCCGGCGCCTGGGCGTGGATACGATCGACCTGTACCAGATCCACAGGTTCGATCCCCACACTCCTCTCGAGGAGACTCTGGCCGCTCTCGATCATCTCGTTCATCAGGGCAAGGTGCGCTACATCGGCGCAAGTTCGATGCCTGCATATCGGCTGATGCGTGCCCTGACGCTGTCCGAGCGCCGAGGTTGGGCCAGGTTCATCTCTATGCAGGACCACTACAACCTCATGTATCGGGAGGAAGAGAGGGAGATGCTGCCGCTGTGCGAGGAAGAAGGTCTGGGAGTAATCCCGTGGTCTCCGCTGGCAAGAGGGTTCCTCGCCAGGACCCGACGCCCTGAAACGGAACCCGCGACTTCGAGGGCTGCCACCGATGGCCTCGACAAGCTCTGGTACAACAGCTCATCCGATCGCGAAATCGTCGAGGCGGTACGGGAGGTGGCCGACAGGCGGAATGTGCCTCCTGCACAAATCGCTCTCGCATGGCTTCTCTCGCGTCCTGCGGTCACTGCACCCATCATCGGTGCCACCAGGGTTTCCCACATAGACGACGCTGTCGCAGCTCTGGAGATCGAACTCGACGACGAGGAGATCGCTGCCCTCGAGAAACCCTATCGGCCTCGGGCCGTCATCGGTATGGATCCGCCCGAGTCGGTCACGAACCGCCGCCAGGGGTCTGTCGAGTGA
- the amrB gene encoding AmmeMemoRadiSam system protein B, translating into MRVRPPAVAGTFYPRDPNRLRSMIEGFLATAEADMIDHPKAIITPHAGYVYSGPVAATAYAALDRDLIHRVVVIGPSHFIWFEGLALPGVESFRTPLGDIPLVDPLPMQFPVVPAAHAREHSIEVQLPFLQVVLDEFDLIPLVVGDADPALVAAALEALQGGPETLIVISSDLSHYLRYEDARRVDSATASRIVNRQASALARDSACGLRGIQGVLLFAKRHHLPVRLLDLRNSGDTAGDKDRVVGYGAFAIG; encoded by the coding sequence ATGAGGGTGCGTCCACCCGCCGTTGCCGGTACGTTCTATCCGCGAGACCCCAACCGCCTTCGCAGCATGATCGAAGGATTCCTCGCCACGGCCGAGGCCGACATGATCGATCACCCGAAGGCCATCATCACCCCTCATGCCGGGTATGTCTACTCGGGCCCCGTTGCCGCCACAGCGTACGCTGCGCTCGACCGGGATCTCATCCACAGGGTCGTAGTGATCGGACCGTCCCACTTCATCTGGTTCGAAGGCCTGGCCCTCCCCGGTGTGGAGAGTTTCCGAACTCCGCTCGGAGACATCCCACTGGTCGATCCTCTGCCCATGCAGTTCCCCGTCGTTCCTGCCGCACACGCCAGAGAGCATTCGATCGAGGTTCAACTTCCGTTCCTCCAGGTCGTGCTCGACGAGTTCGACCTGATCCCGCTGGTCGTTGGCGACGCCGATCCGGCCCTGGTCGCCGCCGCGCTCGAAGCGCTCCAGGGAGGACCGGAGACGTTGATCGTCATCAGCTCCGATCTATCCCACTATCTTCGTTACGAAGATGCCCGACGTGTGGATTCGGCAACGGCGTCTCGGATCGTGAACAGGCAGGCGAGCGCACTCGCTCGAGACTCCGCTTGCGGGCTTCGCGGGATTCAAGGCGTGCTGCTGTTCGCCAAACGCCACCACCTGCCCGTCCGCCTCCTCGACCTTCGGAACTCAGGAGACACTGCCGGCGACAAGGATCGTGTCGTGGGCTATGGAGCGTTCGCGATCGGTTGA
- a CDS encoding YqgE/AlgH family protein: MLKAGKLLVATPTILDPNFARTVVLLCNHGDEGAVGLVLNRPSDVAAADHLPEWSHLLSQPFVGFGGPVDTEAAIGLGKGSVDSDLWTPICCDIGLIDLSLSPTQIPGIEAVRVFAGYSGWGPGQLESEITEAAWFVLEPEDRDLFTSDAPGLWSRVLRRQRGDIALFANFPVDPSVN; this comes from the coding sequence ATGCTGAAGGCAGGGAAACTCCTCGTCGCCACTCCAACGATTCTCGACCCCAACTTTGCGCGCACGGTTGTGCTCCTGTGCAACCACGGAGACGAAGGAGCTGTCGGCCTGGTACTCAATCGACCCTCGGACGTTGCCGCAGCCGATCACCTCCCGGAATGGAGCCACTTGCTCTCGCAACCCTTCGTCGGCTTCGGAGGACCGGTCGATACCGAAGCGGCCATCGGTCTCGGAAAAGGGAGCGTAGATTCGGATCTGTGGACGCCGATCTGTTGTGACATCGGTCTCATCGACCTGAGTCTCAGCCCGACGCAGATCCCCGGCATCGAGGCAGTGCGAGTCTTCGCCGGCTACTCGGGGTGGGGACCCGGTCAGCTCGAGAGTGAGATCACCGAGGCCGCCTGGTTCGTGCTCGAGCCGGAAGATCGGGACCTCTTTACGTCCGATGCTCCCGGACTTTGGTCCAGGGTGTTGCGACGCCAACGTGGAGACATCGCCCTGTTCGCGAACTTTCCCGTCGATCCGAGCGTGAACTGA
- a CDS encoding ribonuclease HII, producing MDEVGRGAWAGPLTVAVAVVPKQRRVYRIRDSKLLNEPEREALFDRIVQWCDDWAVGHATPVECDRLGMSQAQRLAASRAIEGLTCPPDRMLVDGPWDFVARGNSRTIVHGDRTSLSIAAASILAKVTRDRLMRALAGNLPWYRFERNKGYPSPAHRAALQVWGPSTLHRTSWGFMDKLMWQKHPPTRQGGDGVERTSATDALVETDSEHR from the coding sequence ATCGACGAGGTCGGCCGTGGAGCGTGGGCAGGTCCTCTGACGGTCGCCGTGGCCGTAGTCCCGAAACAACGGCGCGTCTACAGGATCCGAGACTCCAAACTCCTCAACGAACCTGAACGTGAGGCCCTGTTCGATCGGATCGTGCAGTGGTGCGACGACTGGGCGGTCGGGCATGCGACCCCCGTCGAGTGTGATCGTCTTGGCATGTCACAGGCCCAGCGTCTCGCTGCTTCCAGGGCAATCGAAGGTCTGACGTGTCCGCCCGACCGTATGCTCGTGGACGGGCCGTGGGACTTCGTGGCCCGGGGCAACAGCCGCACGATCGTTCACGGAGATCGGACCTCGCTTTCGATCGCGGCCGCTTCGATTCTCGCCAAGGTGACCCGGGACAGACTCATGCGAGCCCTGGCCGGCAACCTGCCGTGGTATCGCTTTGAGCGAAACAAGGGCTATCCGAGTCCGGCCCATCGAGCAGCGCTTCAGGTATGGGGTCCATCGACCCTCCACCGGACGTCATGGGGCTTCATGGACAAACTCATGTGGCAGAAGCATCCGCCGACCCGACAGGGTGGCGACGGCGTGGAAAGAACCTCCGCAACGGATGCCCTCGTGGAGACCGACAGCGAGCACCGGTAG